The proteins below come from a single uncultured Dethiosulfovibrio sp. genomic window:
- a CDS encoding TRAP transporter small permease → MEEKRSRPFFNKAINLLSWLLEHGGMFFLVLMTLLLNYTVVTRYFFSYTPGWGESGALLCMVWFGFLSLALGVRDDQHIAITILDRFLSDKAARRLAFFKIIAIFLFGFFMFKEGYALTKIGLLNQLPGIYISSAFLYVVVPVSGFALCVYSLHQFFDLLREER, encoded by the coding sequence GTGGAGGAAAAGAGATCAAGGCCGTTTTTTAATAAAGCGATCAACCTGTTAAGCTGGCTTTTGGAGCATGGGGGAATGTTTTTTCTCGTGCTTATGACGTTGTTATTGAACTATACGGTGGTAACCCGCTATTTTTTCAGCTATACACCTGGGTGGGGAGAGTCCGGTGCCCTGCTCTGTATGGTGTGGTTCGGATTTTTGAGCCTTGCCCTGGGGGTAAGGGACGACCAGCATATCGCTATAACCATACTGGATAGGTTCCTTTCCGATAAGGCGGCGCGGAGACTCGCATTTTTTAAGATAATAGCGATTTTTTTGTTTGGGTTCTTTATGTTTAAAGAGGGATACGCCCTGACAAAAATAGGGCTTCTTAACCAGCTCCCGGGGATCTATATATCCTCCGCTTTTCTGTACGTGGTGGTCCCGGTGAGTGGTTTTGCCCTTTGCGTCTACTCGCTACACCAGTTTTTTGATCTTCTGAGAGAGGAACGATAG
- the uxaC gene encoding glucuronate isomerase, which translates to MAKAFMDENFLLNSPTAETLFHEHAKDMPIFDYHSHVSAKEIRENKGFNSITELWLGGDHYKWRLMRTLGVNEGYITGDASDIDKFMVWAKALSRAVGNPVYHWTHLELQRFFGVYDLLCEDTAEAIFSKCNEFVVSDRGRVRSLISQSNVKVICTTDDPTDGLEDHIALGEEDWGTKVLPTWRPDKALAADNSGAWNTWVDRLSEVSDTEIGDYESLLEALGKRHDFFQSVGCRISDYGIEKPYSVSRTVDEVSTAFQKLRSGKSLSGRELDVFRSQLLFDLLSMDSESNWTQQLHFGASRNPNSRSFKALGPDTGFDTIGDFTVGPELLRLLDSLDGQGKLARTIIYTLNPKDNDLIASLLASFMDGKTPGKIQFGTAWWFNDHKAGMVRQMEALSTVGMLAPFVGMLTDSRSFLSYPRHEYFRRILCDFIGSQVERGEIPQDYRLLGPIVQDICYNNAVKYFAVQL; encoded by the coding sequence ATGGCAAAAGCGTTTATGGACGAAAACTTTCTTTTGAACTCCCCTACTGCGGAGACACTTTTTCACGAACACGCCAAGGATATGCCTATTTTTGACTATCACTCCCATGTTTCAGCGAAGGAAATTAGGGAGAACAAAGGCTTTAACAGTATAACCGAGTTATGGCTTGGAGGAGACCACTATAAATGGCGTCTTATGAGGACCCTCGGAGTGAACGAAGGTTACATCACCGGTGATGCCTCGGATATCGATAAGTTTATGGTCTGGGCGAAAGCCCTATCCCGTGCGGTTGGCAACCCGGTATATCACTGGACGCACCTGGAATTACAGCGTTTTTTTGGCGTATATGACCTGCTGTGCGAGGATACTGCGGAGGCTATCTTTTCTAAATGCAACGAATTTGTGGTATCCGACAGAGGACGTGTTCGCTCTCTCATATCCCAAAGCAACGTCAAAGTCATATGCACCACCGACGATCCCACCGACGGTCTGGAGGACCACATAGCTCTGGGGGAGGAGGACTGGGGAACTAAAGTCCTGCCGACCTGGAGGCCCGATAAGGCGCTGGCCGCCGATAACTCCGGAGCTTGGAACACATGGGTTGATAGGCTTTCAGAGGTCTCGGATACCGAAATAGGGGATTATGAGTCCTTGCTGGAGGCTCTGGGAAAGCGGCATGACTTTTTCCAATCCGTAGGCTGTCGAATTTCGGATTACGGTATAGAAAAACCTTACTCAGTATCCCGTACTGTGGACGAAGTCTCTACGGCCTTCCAAAAGCTCCGAAGCGGCAAATCGCTGAGCGGCAGGGAGCTGGATGTCTTTAGATCCCAGCTTCTTTTCGACCTTCTCTCTATGGACTCAGAATCGAACTGGACTCAGCAGTTGCACTTCGGTGCATCCAGGAACCCCAATTCCCGCTCCTTTAAGGCCCTAGGTCCTGATACAGGTTTCGATACCATCGGAGATTTCACCGTAGGTCCGGAGTTACTCAGGCTCCTGGACAGCCTTGACGGTCAGGGAAAACTGGCTCGGACGATTATCTATACCCTTAATCCTAAAGACAACGACCTTATCGCCTCGCTGTTAGCCAGCTTTATGGACGGTAAGACACCCGGTAAGATTCAGTTCGGCACCGCTTGGTGGTTCAACGACCATAAAGCGGGGATGGTCCGTCAGATGGAGGCCCTTTCCACCGTAGGTATGCTGGCCCCCTTCGTAGGAATGTTGACCGACTCTCGGAGCTTCCTGTCATACCCTAGACACGAATATTTCAGACGAATCCTCTGTGATTTTATCGGCTCTCAGGTGGAGAGAGGGGAAATCCCCCAAGATTACCGCCTTTTAGGACCTATCGTCCAGGATATCTGTTACAACAACGCAGTTAAATACTTTGCCGTTCAACTTTAG
- a CDS encoding TRAP transporter substrate-binding protein — protein MKKFLAMSLALSVLAFAGVGSAATVYKLAENQPPDYPTTIGDLEFARLVKEATDGRIVIDVQPGGVLGDEKSVIEGVQMGALAFARVNAQPLSDFYKPLMVLSLPYIFRNSDHKWAVLNGPVGDEILAGMEKAQMVGLAYYDSGARSFYNSKREVKGPEDMKGLKIRVQQSKIMMDMVSALGASPTPMAYGEVYTGLQSGVIDGAENNWPSYYSTSHYEVAPYYTLDRHTMTPEVVIVSKIVWDSISPEDRKIIREAAKKSQPVQIAAWESYVDKSIKAIEEGGKNTITEISDTTEFQNAMQPLYETYGKEFMDLITKIKETK, from the coding sequence ATGAAGAAATTTTTAGCTATGTCTTTGGCTCTTTCTGTCTTGGCTTTTGCAGGCGTAGGAAGTGCGGCTACTGTCTATAAACTGGCTGAAAACCAGCCGCCGGACTATCCGACGACTATAGGGGATTTGGAGTTTGCCAGGCTCGTCAAAGAAGCCACCGATGGACGTATCGTTATCGACGTACAGCCTGGAGGAGTTCTAGGGGACGAAAAGTCGGTCATTGAAGGCGTTCAGATGGGAGCTTTAGCTTTTGCCAGGGTCAACGCACAGCCTCTCTCCGACTTTTACAAGCCCCTCATGGTGCTGTCTCTGCCCTACATTTTTCGCAACTCCGACCATAAGTGGGCTGTCCTTAACGGCCCCGTAGGGGATGAAATACTGGCAGGGATGGAAAAGGCTCAGATGGTGGGGCTTGCCTACTACGACTCAGGGGCCAGGAGTTTCTATAATTCTAAGCGAGAGGTTAAAGGTCCTGAGGACATGAAGGGCCTTAAAATAAGGGTCCAGCAGTCAAAGATCATGATGGATATGGTCAGTGCTCTCGGAGCGTCTCCGACTCCTATGGCTTACGGCGAGGTTTACACCGGTCTTCAGAGCGGCGTCATAGATGGAGCGGAGAACAACTGGCCCAGCTACTACTCGACCTCGCACTACGAGGTAGCCCCCTATTACACCCTTGACAGGCATACTATGACCCCTGAGGTGGTAATAGTATCCAAGATCGTGTGGGATAGTATCTCCCCAGAGGATCGGAAGATCATAAGGGAAGCGGCAAAAAAATCCCAGCCCGTCCAGATCGCCGCATGGGAATCTTACGTGGATAAATCCATAAAGGCCATCGAAGAGGGTGGAAAGAACACCATCACCGAGATTTCCGACACCACCGAATTCCAGAACGCCATGCAGCCTCTTTACGAGACATACGGTAAGGAATTCATGGATCTTATCACCAAAATCAAAGAGACGAAATAG
- a CDS encoding altronate dehydratase family protein, whose protein sequence is MAINHIVFSPEDNVAVLLESGKSGDILEIGGENITLASDVLQGFKVALRDIEEGAEILKYGESLGVATKRILPGEIVHSHNLKSGLSGELQIPRWTKPSDPEPMLKELDKGSFWGYRRPNGRVGIRNELWVIPTVGCVNGLIRGIVQSYPKPDWISAVRVLEHPWGCSQLGGDLDNTRKVLIGLAHNPNAAGVLVVALGCENLQLDTIVPLLEDVPNKATISMQQEKDEKEAIWGLLDVLSERAERDRVPCPLSDLVVAMKCGGSDGFSSITANPLLGHITDRITASGGTVMVGEIPEMFGAEKGLFARCASEEVHKKLADVLISFRDYFIGHGQPVFENPSPGNKAGGISTLEEKSLGAVSKSGKSIVIDVLDYGEVFTRAGLNVVYSPGNDLVSSTAMAAAGAGMVLFSTGRGTPFGTVVPTLKISTNEDLAIKKRNWIDFDASPVLTDGIGDTAQRLMRLVIEIAEGRETCNEKNNIGEISIFKSGVIL, encoded by the coding sequence ATGGCTATCAACCATATCGTTTTTTCTCCAGAGGATAACGTAGCCGTCCTGCTGGAATCCGGTAAGTCCGGGGATATCCTTGAGATCGGGGGTGAAAATATCACATTAGCTTCCGACGTCCTCCAAGGGTTTAAAGTCGCTTTACGCGATATTGAGGAAGGGGCGGAGATCCTAAAGTATGGAGAATCTCTTGGGGTGGCGACCAAGAGGATTCTACCTGGTGAGATCGTCCATTCCCACAACCTAAAATCAGGCCTTTCAGGAGAACTCCAGATTCCCCGTTGGACCAAACCGTCCGATCCTGAGCCTATGCTTAAAGAGCTGGATAAAGGCTCTTTTTGGGGGTATAGGAGGCCCAATGGACGGGTAGGGATACGGAACGAGCTCTGGGTCATTCCTACCGTCGGGTGCGTCAACGGCCTGATTAGGGGCATCGTTCAGAGCTATCCTAAGCCCGATTGGATCTCCGCCGTTCGGGTTCTGGAGCATCCTTGGGGGTGCTCGCAGCTTGGAGGGGATCTGGATAACACCAGGAAGGTATTGATCGGTCTGGCCCATAACCCCAACGCTGCTGGGGTCTTGGTTGTCGCGTTGGGGTGCGAGAACCTACAGCTTGATACGATAGTTCCCCTTTTGGAGGACGTCCCGAATAAGGCCACGATCTCTATGCAACAGGAAAAGGACGAAAAAGAAGCTATTTGGGGCCTTCTCGACGTCCTTTCCGAGAGGGCGGAGCGGGATCGTGTTCCCTGTCCTCTCTCCGATCTCGTCGTCGCAATGAAATGCGGAGGAAGCGATGGCTTTTCGAGCATAACCGCTAACCCCCTCTTGGGACATATCACCGACAGGATAACCGCCTCCGGTGGAACCGTCATGGTAGGGGAGATTCCCGAGATGTTTGGGGCGGAAAAGGGCCTGTTTGCCCGCTGTGCATCCGAAGAGGTCCATAAAAAACTCGCCGATGTCCTTATTTCGTTCAGAGACTACTTTATCGGCCACGGACAGCCGGTTTTTGAAAACCCATCGCCAGGTAATAAGGCTGGAGGTATCAGCACCTTGGAGGAAAAATCTCTCGGTGCCGTCTCCAAAAGCGGCAAATCCATAGTTATCGACGTTCTGGATTACGGCGAAGTGTTCACCAGAGCGGGCTTAAACGTGGTTTACTCTCCAGGGAATGATCTTGTCTCCTCCACCGCAATGGCCGCCGCAGGGGCGGGGATGGTCCTGTTCTCCACCGGCAGAGGAACGCCTTTTGGCACGGTGGTCCCTACTTTGAAAATATCGACAAACGAGGACCTTGCGATAAAGAAACGTAACTGGATCGATTTTGACGCATCTCCTGTCTTGACCGATGGCATAGGCGATACCGCCCAAAGGCTTATGAGGCTGGTCATAGAGATAGCGGAGGGCAGGGAAACCTGTAACGAGAAAAACAATATCGGCGAAATTTCCATCTTTAAAAGCGGGGTAATTCTCTGA
- a CDS encoding mannonate dehydratase → MKMTFRWYGEGNDSITLDQIRQIPGCSGIMGLLEKPAGVVWEEEEFRCYADRVNSKGLEVKVIESVNVHEDIKLGLPSREKYIDNYVKTVENLAKCGVKVIVYNFMPVFDWLRTDMARPIPEDGSSSLYYDEGELEGMTPLEIVRNTEKSSNGFRLPGWEPERLSELESVLEMYKGVCEDRLRENYRYFLQKVIPTCEKLGVKLAVHPDDPAWPIFGLPRIAHSKEQFDAILGLYDSPAHSLCLCTGSLGSNPDNDIPGIIRHFGEMERIGCVHVRNVKHLGYRKFREASHLSSDGSLDMFEIMLAIYETAKDTYIRPDHGRMIWNEVGRPGYGLYDRALGITYLNGLWEAIDKMKGKS, encoded by the coding sequence ATGAAAATGACTTTCCGATGGTATGGCGAGGGAAACGACAGCATCACCCTCGATCAGATCAGGCAAATTCCCGGCTGTAGCGGCATTATGGGCCTTCTGGAGAAGCCCGCCGGAGTGGTCTGGGAGGAAGAGGAATTCAGATGCTACGCCGATAGGGTCAACTCAAAGGGGCTTGAGGTCAAGGTTATAGAGAGCGTCAACGTCCACGAGGATATCAAGCTAGGTCTCCCCTCGAGGGAAAAATACATCGACAACTACGTCAAAACCGTGGAAAACCTGGCCAAGTGTGGAGTTAAGGTCATAGTCTACAATTTTATGCCGGTCTTCGATTGGCTGAGGACCGATATGGCTCGACCGATTCCCGAAGACGGCTCTTCCTCCCTTTATTACGACGAGGGAGAGCTTGAGGGCATGACCCCTCTGGAGATAGTCCGTAACACGGAAAAAAGCAGCAACGGCTTCAGGCTTCCTGGCTGGGAGCCCGAGAGGCTCAGCGAGCTTGAGTCGGTGCTTGAGATGTACAAAGGAGTCTGCGAGGATCGCCTGAGGGAGAATTATCGTTACTTCCTTCAAAAGGTTATCCCCACCTGCGAAAAGTTGGGGGTAAAGCTCGCCGTCCACCCGGACGACCCAGCCTGGCCTATCTTCGGACTTCCCAGGATAGCCCACTCTAAAGAGCAGTTTGACGCCATACTTGGCCTATACGACAGCCCCGCCCACTCCCTCTGTCTCTGCACCGGTTCGCTAGGATCCAACCCCGACAACGATATACCGGGAATCATCCGTCACTTTGGCGAAATGGAGCGAATCGGCTGTGTCCACGTTCGGAACGTAAAGCACCTGGGATACCGTAAGTTTAGGGAGGCATCTCATCTTTCCTCCGATGGCTCTCTCGATATGTTCGAGATCATGCTGGCTATATATGAAACCGCGAAGGACACCTACATACGGCCCGATCACGGCAGGATGATCTGGAACGAGGTTGGACGTCCAGGCTATGGCCTATACGACCGGGCTTTAGGGATCACATACCTCAACGGTCTATGGGAAGCCATAGATAAAATGAAGGGAAAGAGTTAG
- the recQ gene encoding DNA helicase RecQ, whose translation MGSPLDILRRVFGYDEFRLQQGQAIEHVMAGGDCLVLMPTGGGKSLCYQIPALARPGMGLVVSPLIALMEDQVKALRQNGVNASYMNSTMGYEEFLSVSRAALRGELDVLYVAPERVMKENFIDFLSRLKLSVIAIDEAHCVSQWGHDFRPEYLRLGALGRLFPDVPRIAVTATADEITRKEIIARLDLSRGQLFVSGFDRPNINYQVVLKDNPRRQLLAFIKEKHIGHSGIVYCMTRKKTEDTAQWLSSQDIDAMAYHGGMDGDSRREYQRRFQEEDGVVMVATIAFGMGIDKPDVRFVAHLDMPKSLAAYYQETGRAGRDGLPADAWMTYGMTDVTGQLRLIEMSDGDQAFKRINRQNLDVMLGYCETTECRRKMLLSFFGDSCPVPCGNCDTCDHPVSTWDGTIHAQKALSCVYRTGQIYGTGHLIDVLLGKSTPKVLEVGHDKVSTFGIGKDLDEKRWRSVFRQLLALGLVAMDPQGYGGLRLSRESKPVLKGERPVSFRFDPEKSSKMSKIKTKSPLREKAILPEGSLWEALRAKRMELAKAQGVPAYVIFHDSTMLEIAQAMPRSLGEFSCIEGVGSKKLELYGPAFLDVLDSFR comes from the coding sequence GTGGGTAGCCCTTTGGATATTCTGCGCAGAGTTTTTGGTTACGACGAGTTCCGGCTACAGCAGGGGCAGGCAATAGAGCACGTCATGGCGGGAGGGGACTGTCTCGTCCTGATGCCTACAGGAGGGGGGAAATCGCTGTGTTACCAGATTCCCGCCCTCGCCCGCCCTGGGATGGGTCTGGTGGTATCCCCTTTGATAGCCCTGATGGAGGACCAGGTGAAAGCCCTGAGACAGAACGGGGTAAACGCCTCCTACATGAACTCCACTATGGGTTACGAGGAGTTTCTGTCGGTGTCTCGGGCGGCTTTAAGAGGGGAGCTGGACGTGCTCTACGTCGCCCCAGAGAGGGTTATGAAGGAGAATTTTATCGACTTTCTCTCCCGGCTGAAGCTCTCGGTTATAGCCATAGACGAGGCCCACTGCGTCTCCCAGTGGGGGCACGACTTTCGCCCCGAATATCTCAGGCTCGGAGCGTTGGGACGGCTTTTCCCCGATGTTCCCAGAATAGCCGTCACCGCCACCGCCGACGAGATAACCAGAAAAGAGATAATCGCCAGATTGGACCTGTCCAGAGGGCAGCTCTTCGTCTCCGGCTTCGACAGACCTAACATAAACTACCAGGTTGTCCTCAAGGACAACCCCCGCCGTCAGCTGCTGGCCTTCATAAAGGAAAAGCACATAGGCCATTCGGGAATAGTCTACTGCATGACCAGAAAGAAGACCGAGGACACCGCCCAGTGGCTTTCATCCCAGGATATAGACGCCATGGCATACCACGGAGGAATGGACGGTGACAGCAGGAGAGAGTACCAGAGGCGATTCCAGGAGGAAGACGGAGTCGTCATGGTGGCTACCATCGCTTTCGGCATGGGGATAGACAAGCCTGACGTTCGTTTCGTGGCCCATCTGGATATGCCTAAAAGCCTAGCAGCCTACTATCAGGAGACCGGCAGAGCCGGGAGGGACGGCCTTCCCGCCGACGCCTGGATGACCTACGGTATGACCGACGTAACCGGGCAGCTCCGGCTTATCGAGATGTCCGACGGAGATCAGGCTTTCAAAAGGATAAATCGCCAGAACCTGGACGTTATGCTGGGATACTGTGAAACCACCGAATGCAGGAGAAAAATGTTACTGTCCTTCTTCGGTGATAGCTGCCCTGTCCCCTGCGGCAACTGCGACACCTGTGACCATCCGGTGTCGACCTGGGACGGAACCATCCATGCTCAAAAGGCCCTCTCCTGTGTCTACAGGACCGGCCAGATTTACGGCACAGGACACCTCATCGACGTTCTGTTGGGCAAAAGCACCCCTAAGGTCCTGGAGGTCGGTCACGATAAAGTATCGACCTTTGGGATAGGAAAGGATCTCGACGAAAAGCGGTGGAGATCGGTCTTTAGGCAGCTTCTGGCCCTCGGCCTTGTCGCTATGGACCCTCAGGGCTACGGCGGACTGAGGCTCAGCCGGGAAAGCAAGCCGGTCCTAAAAGGCGAGAGGCCTGTCTCCTTCAGGTTTGACCCTGAAAAATCGAGCAAAATGAGCAAGATAAAGACGAAATCACCTCTAAGGGAAAAGGCTATCCTCCCGGAAGGCTCTCTCTGGGAGGCCTTGAGGGCAAAAAGAATGGAGTTAGCAAAGGCTCAGGGAGTCCCCGCCTACGTCATATTCCACGACTCCACCATGCTGGAGATAGCCCAGGCGATGCCCAGATCCCTAGGGGAGTTCAGCTGTATCGAGGGAGTCGGATCCAAAAAACTGGAGCTCTACGGTCCCGCTTTTTTGGACGTGCTGGATTCTTTTCGATAG
- a CDS encoding mannitol dehydrogenase family protein: MIRLNKQNIKNPSLWNEAGIRLPEVDIESTMIQTKKSPRWVHVGAGNIFRGYVAVLAQDLLDLGEITSGITVLSTFDHQVISDIYEPHDNLALQVIMRPEGALEKRVVASIGEVLRAEESHRADWERAKEIFQDPGLQMVSFTVTEKGYHIQDMSGGFYPEVLEDFDGGCCDRIPKNGMAIVATLLYHRFTAGSCPIAMVSMDNFSHNGDRLFDSIVTFAREWEKRGFVGHDFVAYIENPQKVSFPWSMIDKITPRPDQGVAKKLNELGFMDTDLVITDKHTYIAPFVNTEGPQYLVVEDSFPNGRPPLEKVGVYLTSKETVDRVESMKVCTCLNPLHTALAVLGCLLGYRSIASEMEDPSLVKLVEIIGYKEGMPVAVDPGIFVPTEFLREVLEERFPNPYIPDTPQRIATDTSQKMSIRYGETLKRYGERADLEISSLEAIPFVIATWCRYLLGVDDRGDLMALSPDPLLSELRGYLEGVQLGRDLPESSLRSILSNKRLFGSDLYEIGIAHKVEAYFIRMIEGPGAVRRTLEELTAKER, from the coding sequence ATGATTCGACTGAATAAGCAAAACATAAAAAACCCTTCCCTGTGGAATGAGGCTGGAATAAGGCTCCCTGAGGTCGATATAGAGAGCACTATGATCCAGACTAAAAAGAGTCCCCGATGGGTTCACGTGGGAGCGGGGAACATCTTCAGAGGCTACGTCGCCGTACTTGCCCAGGACCTTCTCGATCTAGGAGAGATAACCTCGGGGATTACTGTGCTGTCCACCTTCGACCATCAGGTTATCTCCGACATTTATGAGCCCCACGATAACCTTGCCCTCCAGGTTATCATGCGTCCCGAGGGAGCCCTGGAAAAAAGGGTTGTGGCCTCGATCGGGGAGGTCCTCCGGGCGGAGGAATCTCACAGGGCTGATTGGGAGAGAGCGAAGGAAATATTCCAGGACCCAGGATTGCAGATGGTTAGTTTCACCGTGACGGAGAAAGGCTACCACATTCAGGATATGTCTGGGGGTTTTTATCCAGAGGTCCTGGAGGATTTTGACGGTGGTTGCTGTGATCGTATCCCTAAAAACGGCATGGCTATAGTTGCAACTCTTCTTTATCACCGTTTTACCGCAGGATCCTGCCCTATCGCTATGGTGAGTATGGACAACTTCTCCCACAACGGGGATAGGCTTTTCGACTCTATCGTCACCTTCGCCAGAGAGTGGGAAAAACGGGGTTTTGTCGGTCACGATTTCGTCGCCTACATAGAGAATCCCCAAAAGGTATCCTTTCCCTGGTCTATGATCGATAAAATCACCCCTAGACCGGACCAGGGCGTGGCTAAAAAACTCAACGAACTAGGCTTTATGGACACCGATTTGGTGATAACCGACAAACACACCTACATAGCTCCCTTTGTCAACACCGAAGGACCTCAGTATCTGGTGGTAGAGGACAGCTTCCCCAACGGCAGACCTCCCCTTGAAAAGGTCGGAGTTTATCTAACGTCGAAGGAAACGGTGGATCGAGTCGAGAGTATGAAGGTATGTACCTGCCTTAACCCCCTCCATACGGCCCTGGCGGTCCTAGGATGTCTGCTGGGATACCGATCTATCGCCTCGGAGATGGAGGATCCCTCCTTGGTTAAGTTAGTGGAGATTATCGGCTACAAAGAGGGCATGCCCGTAGCGGTGGATCCAGGGATATTCGTCCCAACGGAGTTTTTGAGGGAGGTCCTGGAGGAGCGCTTTCCAAATCCCTACATACCTGATACCCCTCAGAGGATAGCCACCGATACATCACAGAAGATGTCAATTAGATATGGCGAGACTTTGAAGCGGTATGGAGAGAGAGCAGATCTGGAAATATCCTCTCTTGAGGCTATCCCTTTTGTCATAGCCACTTGGTGCCGCTATCTCCTTGGGGTCGACGATAGAGGGGATCTGATGGCCCTCAGCCCCGATCCACTGCTGTCTGAGCTAAGGGGGTATCTGGAGGGAGTGCAGTTGGGCAGAGATCTTCCTGAGAGCTCTTTGAGGTCTATTTTGAGCAATAAGAGGCTTTTCGGCTCCGACCTTTACGAGATAGGGATAGCGCATAAAGTGGAGGCTTATTTCATCAGAATGATAGAGGGTCCTGGGGCGGTACGAAGGACTCTAGAGGAGCTCACCGCAAAGGAGCGATAA
- a CDS encoding TRAP transporter large permease, with protein sequence MEPNTVAISMLLGSFFVLMILRIPIAFCLGISSVITAIYLNIPLAMVAQGMVRGINSFSLMAIPFFILAGEIMSLGSIGIRLINFSNACVGQVKGGLGLVNILASMFFGGISGSSVADTSSIGAIMIPMMNKKGYDPDYSVAVTISSSTIGILVPPSHNMIIYSLVAGSGVSVATLFMAGLIPGIFLGLVLMAITYWIAVKRDYPTSDRFSGAEKWTAFRKSFLGLFTFVIVVGGVCTGLYTATEAAAVAVLYAFIITFFVYRDVPISSFPIMLKRSLGTLAIVLGLIATSSAFGWMLAYLKIPSMAASALMSISENKYVILLVINVLLLMLGCIMDMAPLILITTPILLPVVKMIGMSPIHFGIVLMLNLSIGLLTPPVGSTLFVGCALGKCKIEDLSKTMVPFYVTMIVVLMFITYLPDICLWLPRVLGMVR encoded by the coding sequence ATGGAGCCAAACACCGTCGCCATATCGATGCTCCTGGGGTCGTTTTTTGTCCTGATGATCCTCAGGATACCGATCGCCTTCTGTCTGGGCATCTCCTCGGTTATAACAGCTATTTATCTAAATATCCCTCTTGCCATGGTCGCTCAGGGAATGGTGAGAGGCATAAACTCCTTCTCCCTTATGGCCATTCCATTTTTTATTCTCGCAGGGGAGATAATGAGCCTTGGTTCGATAGGTATAAGGCTTATCAACTTCTCTAACGCCTGTGTAGGGCAGGTAAAAGGAGGTCTTGGCCTCGTCAATATCCTGGCCTCTATGTTCTTCGGCGGCATATCCGGTTCCTCCGTGGCGGATACCTCCTCCATTGGTGCGATAATGATCCCTATGATGAACAAAAAAGGATACGATCCCGACTACTCCGTGGCGGTGACCATATCAAGCTCGACCATAGGGATCCTGGTTCCTCCGAGTCACAACATGATTATCTACTCCCTGGTCGCTGGATCCGGTGTCTCGGTGGCGACCCTCTTTATGGCGGGATTGATCCCAGGTATTTTTCTCGGACTTGTGCTGATGGCTATTACATATTGGATAGCCGTAAAAAGAGACTACCCCACCAGCGATCGATTTAGCGGAGCGGAGAAATGGACGGCTTTTAGAAAGTCCTTCCTGGGGCTTTTTACCTTCGTTATAGTCGTCGGAGGGGTCTGTACAGGGCTTTATACCGCTACCGAGGCCGCCGCTGTCGCCGTGCTATATGCCTTTATTATCACTTTTTTCGTCTACAGAGATGTCCCTATCTCCAGCTTCCCCATTATGCTAAAAAGATCCCTAGGGACGCTGGCTATCGTCCTTGGGTTAATCGCCACATCCAGCGCCTTTGGCTGGATGCTAGCCTACCTAAAGATACCCAGTATGGCTGCCTCAGCTCTTATGTCCATCTCGGAGAATAAATACGTTATCCTGCTGGTTATCAACGTCCTTCTGCTTATGCTCGGCTGCATAATGGACATGGCCCCTCTGATCCTTATAACCACGCCTATACTCCTGCCGGTGGTCAAGATGATAGGGATGAGCCCTATACATTTCGGTATAGTTCTTATGTTGAACCTCTCTATCGGCCTGCTCACCCCTCCGGTTGGTAGTACCCTGTTCGTGGGATGTGCCCTCGGAAAGTGCAAAATAGAGGACCTTTCCAAAACTATGGTCCCTTTTTACGTGACCATGATCGTGGTCCTCATGTTCATAACCTATCTTCCCGATATATGTCTGTGGCTTCCCAGGGTTTTAGGTATGGTCCGTTAA